In one window of Henckelia pumila isolate YLH828 chromosome 1, ASM3356847v2, whole genome shotgun sequence DNA:
- the LOC140881590 gene encoding pentatricopeptide repeat-containing protein At3g51320-like — MNGLIFRLKNLPFSQASKRFLFHSNSLSSSSSLDLNASHRIKQDYVLSNRMKDKVLYSLNSGKSLVHLFQIQTSDLFQRPSFSGCLLKLSADLCDDFHYTFLIFRCIDCLDTFSVNRIIKHYSFSSYYEETIAFYIEMLKDGRFYPNSFTFPPLISACAKMGCLSLGQMCQGQIVKNDSHLLKCDSMLGTFKDDVKVVDKETISVDGKPIKVVSSRNPLQLPWAEFEIDIVIEYRDTN, encoded by the exons ATGAATGGCCTAATTTTTCGACTCAAAAACCTTCCTTTCTCCCAAGCCTCCAAACGATTCCTGTTTCACTCTAATTCcttgtcttcttcttcttctttagacCTGAATGCTTCTCATCGTATCAAGCAAGATTATGTTTTGTCCAATCGTATGAAAGACAAAGTTCTTTACTCTCTGAACTCTGGTAAAAGCTTGGTCCATCTTTTTCAGATTCAAACTTCAGATCTTTTCCAACGTCCATCTTTCTCCGGATGCCTTCTGAAGCTCTCCGCGGATTTATGTGATGATTTCCATTATACATTCTTGATTTTTAGGTGTATTGATTGTCTTGATACGTTCAGTGTCAATAGAATCATAAAGCACTATTCTTTCAGCAGTTATTACGAGGAAACTATTGCCTTTTATATTGAAATGCTGAAAGATGGCAGATTTTATCCTAATAGTTTTACTTTTCCACCACTTATTAGTGCTTGCGCTAAAATGGGTTGTTTGAGTTTGGGGCAAATGTGCCAAGGACAGATTGTCAAAAAT GACTCTCACTTGCTCAAGTGTGACTCGATGTTGGGTACGTTCAAAGATGATGTTAAAGTAGTTGATAAAGAGACCATCAGTGTCGACGGGAAGCCAATCAAGGTCGTCTCTAGCAGGAATCCTCTCCAACTTCCTTGGGCAGAATTCGAGATTGACATTGTAATTGAG tatAGAGATACAAATTAA